Genomic segment of Streptomyces sp. NA02950:
TGGTCGAACTCGGCGGCTGGCGCCTGGTGTTCCTCGTCAACCCGCCCATCGCGCTGGCCGCGCTGCTCCTCGCCCGCCGGCTGCCCGTGCCGCCCGTACGGGCCACCCGGGCCCTGGACCGCCCGGGCCTGGCCCTGTCCACCGCCGGTCTCGGTCTGCTCACCTTCGGTCTGGTCGAGGCCGGCATCGAGGGCTGGGGATCGCCCTACGCCCTGGTGCCCATCGCGGCCGCGCTCCTCTGCTTCGCCACGGTGGCCGTGGTGGAGCGCAGGGTGGCCTCCCCGGTCCTGCCGCCGGCGCTGCTCGCCCTGCCCAAGGTGCGGGCCGCCATGGTCGCGGCCGCGGTGTCCTGCTTCGCCTACTTCGGCGGGATGTACATGTTCGCCGTGTGGCTCCAGCACACCTATGAGCTGACCCCGTTCAAGGCCGGTCTGGCATCCCTGCCGATCGCGTTCCCCGTGTGCGTCATGCCCTTCTTCACCGGCCGGCTCGTGGCCCGCTACGGCCCCCGCCCGGTGCTGCTGACCGGCATGTCCGCCTCCGTCGTCGCTGGTGTCCTGCTGGCCTTCTGCGTCGGCCACCATCCGCCGCTGCCGCTGATCATGGCCGCCGAGCTGTCGCTCGCCGCCACCGGCACCCTGTCCATCCCGGGCGCCGCGGCCACGATGGCCGTCTCGGCACCGCCCGAGTACGCCGCCACCAGCCAGGGCGCGCTCAACGGCATCCGGCAGGCGGGCTCGGCGCTGGGCGTCGCGGTGCTCGGCACCCTCGGCGCACTCACCACCTCCGGCTACGTCCTCATCGGCATCGGCCTGCTGGCCGTGCTGCTGGTGGCCAGGGCGACGGCCAGGCAGGCCGCCTGACGCCCGGTCCGGACGCTCGCAAACCGACGCCCCGGGCAGTCCCCCGTCCCGGGGCGTCAAGCGGCACGTGTCGGCGGTCGGCGGCCGGCGCGGCAGGAAGAAGCGGCACCACCTTCTCGGCGGTGCCGCACCTGAACGCGATCGCGTCAATCACCTGCCGATGATCAGGCCACCGCCCCTCCCCTCTTCGGAGGCCGGTCCGGCAGCAACGGCTCGATACGCGCCCACTGGGCGTCAGTCAACGACACACCAGACCAACGATCCGATGATCTTGAGGAAATGGCCTGGCGCACGTCCCTTCTTGTCGGGCGAGACCAGCGTGGCGGCGGCCGTCAGAGCAACGGCGAGGAACCCTGCGTTCGCGAGCGTGGCGACGACCCCGGTGGCGGACAGAACCGGAAAGCTGGTGGTGATGGCGCCCACGGCGTGAGCTGCCGCGAAAGTGAGGATGAACCCGAGAAGGCTGGAGCGCCTGGGCCAGTTGCGGGCAAGCGCGGCCACAAGGGGAGCACCGACGACCATGCCGACCGCGAAGGCCGAGGTGAGCGTGCCTGCTGTCCCGACTGTGACGTCGAGATGGGAGGCGATGTCCGGCAGGAGGCCGGCGAGCATGAACTCCGAGGTGTCCATGGCGAAGACCACCATGGCAAGCAGATACAGCGGGAACCTGTGTTTGAGGCAGCGACTCCGCGGAATCGGTGTCGCCGCAAGCGCCTCGACCCTCAACACTGTTGTTGTGACCGCTTCCGTCCACTGAGAGTCCCACGGCGCCCGTGCCGCCGCCGAGTTCGGAGTTCCGGCAGTGCTTTTCGACGTCACCCGCAGCGAACTCGCCGCCATCTTCGGCGAGGACCGGCTCGCGACCCTGCCCGCCACAGCCTTCCCGCACTCCGCCGCGGACAGCGAGGGCACCCGCCTCCTGCAGACCGTCGGCGTCCCCACCGGGACGCTCCTGCTGCGTCAGCCCGACGAGGACGACGGCCTGCTGCCCCTCGTCCGGGACGTGGTCTGCATCGAGCACTTCGAGGACGCCGCGGAGGGCGCGGGTGGCTGGCCCGTCATCGGCTGGCTGCTCAACGCGCACCTCGCCCTCGACCCCGTATCCGGCAAGGTGCACGCCTTCGACCCCGACGAGGAGACCGTGCAGGAACTCCACACGGACGTCTCCTCCCTCGTCCACGTCGCCCTCCAGTTCCAGCGCCTGCTCGAAGAGTTCACCTTCAGCGGCGACGACAGCGACGAGGAGGCCGACTTCGAGCGCCTGGACGGCGAGGTCGATCGCATCCGTGAGGAGACGAGCAGCATGGACCCGCTCCCCTTCCGGGACGACGAGACCGTCTGGTCGGTAGTGGGCGATGAGATCGCCATGGGCCAGCGCTTCAAGGGCAACAGCCCGGGAGCCCGCTCCCTCTACGGGTGATCGCCAGCCGATTCCGCCCGTGCCCCACGCCGACCGCCCCGGTGGCGCCCTCGGGTGGGTGGTCGATGAGCCGGTACGGCGTCGCGGCGCGGTCGAGGAGGCGGATCAGGCGCTGATAGGTGTCGTGGCCGGGCATGTGTCATTCTCTTTCGTCTCACGGATGGTGGTGCGGTGGGTGCGTTCGATGGCCTGGCCCCAGTAGGTCCCGGCGACCATCAGCAGCGCGCCGAGGGCGGCGAGGGCGGTGAAGTGTTCGCCGCCGAGGCCGATGCCGAGGGCGGCGGCCCACACGGGTTCGGTGCCCAGCAGGAGACTGGCCCTGCTGGCGGAGGTGCGTTGGATGGCCCAGGTCTGGGCGAGGAAGGCGAAGACACTGCAGAACAGGGCGAGATAGGCCAGTTGACCCCATGTGCCGACGGTGGCATGGGCCAGGGTGGGCAGTCCACCGGCGGCCGGTGCGAGGCACAGCGCCGTCCCGACGACCGTCTGCATGGACGTCAGCTGGAGCGGACGCAGCGAACGGCCCGCGGTGAGCCGGCCGACAAGCGCCACATGGCCGGCCCTGACCACGGCGGCGGTCAGCATCAGAGCATCGCCTGTCGCGGGAGCGTGCAGGCCGTGGCTCGAGGTGAGCAGTCCGACCGCTGCGACACATACGCCGGCTGCGAGGAAGAAGCGGGCCGGGACCCTGCTGCGGCCGCCCGAGCGGTCCAGCAGCGGCGTGATCACAAGGGTCAGGCTGATGAGCAGCCCCGCGTTCGCCGCGCTGGTGTGGGCGACGCCGTACACCTCCAGCACCAGGACCGCCGCCTGGGTCACGCCCAGAACCGTCCCGATGCGGATCTCCTCCCGTGTCCAGCGGTCCCGCCGTCGGCGAGCGGTGGCCAGGACCAGGGGGAGGGTCGCCAGTGCCGAGATCAGGTAGCGCATGAACAGCACCACCAGGACCGGGGCGGCGTCTGTGGCGGTCTTCGCTGCGAGATAGCTGGAACCCCAGACCAGGGCGATCATCAGGAGGACCACGTCGGTCCGGCGTGCGTGCGGCATGCGTCCTACCGTGCCCAGCCAGCACAATGAAGCCAAGTACCAGCTTCTGAATCTATCCTTTAATGGAGCTACAATGTGAGCCCATGGATGAGAGACAGCTGCGTGTCCTGCGCGAGCTGGGCGAACTGGGCAGCGTGACCGCCACCGCCGAGGCGCTGATGGTCACCCCCTCGGCGATCTCCCAGCAACTGCGGCTTCTACAGCGCTCGGTGCCCGTTCCCCTCACCGAGCGCGAGGGCCGGCGGCTGGTGCTCACCCCCGCCGGGCAGGCTCTCGCCGGAGCCGCGATCGAGGTCGAGACCGCCCTGGCACGAGCCCGGCGCAGAGTCGAGGAGTTCCTCGGCGAAACCGGCGGTCTGGTGTCGGTCGCGGCCTTCCACAGCGCCGCAGCGGCCTTCTGGCCCCACCTGGTGAGCGCCCTGGCGGCCCCCGGCTCCCCGCAGCTCGCGCTCGCCGACGAGGACGTCGCCCAGAACGACTTCCCGCCCCTGACCCGCGACTACGACATCGTCCTCGCCCACCGCCTCGACCACGCCGCGCCATGGCCGCGGACCGTGTCCGCTATCGCCCTGCTGCACGAACCCCTCGACATCGCGCTGCCCGCCGGCCACCCCCTGACCGCCAAACCGCGGCTGACACCCCGTGACGTGGCCGACGAGCCCTGGATCACCGTCCACGACGGATTCCCGCTGATGGCCACCATCGAGGCCATCGCCGCCGCGGCCGGCCGTCGCCTCCACCTGGCCCACCGCATCAACGAATTCGCCGTGGTTGCCGAAGTCGTGGCCGCCGGCGGCGGAATCGCCCTGATGCCGCGCTGGACCTCCCGCCCACACCCACAGGTAACCCTCAGACCACTGACCGGCGTCCACGCACGGCGTCACGTCGACGCACTCCATCGCCCCGAACGCACCACACGCACAGCCGTCCAAACCGTCCTCACCCAGCTGCAGATCGCCGCAGCGGCCATCAGCAACCAAGACACCGCAGCAGTGACACCACACGAACAGGCGGCCGGAGAGCGGTGATGCCGCGCGCGGTGATTCCCATCACGTGGCAGCCCGCCCCGCCCGTCGGGCAGGCCCAGTGGCGCCGACCGCCACACCGATCCTGATCAGGCTGCCGCTCGGGCTGCTCGCGCATCCTGATCAGGCGCCGGCGAACCCAGGCTCGGAGTGGGCTCATCCCGGCCTTCGACCGCCTCGTCGCCACGGCCATGACTGCGGCGGGACACCTCCCGATCACGGCCGGGGCTTTGCCGCCGAGGGCGCCGTAGGAGCCCCGCGTGTCCCTTGTCCGGCGTTGCCCTCTGTGGGACTCGACCTGATCAACGGCATCCCCGCACACGTCCTGTTCGTGCGCGTCGTCGTGGTCCTGGCACCCCTCACCGCCCTCGCTCTGACCCTGTGCGCCGCCCTCCCCTCGGTCATGCGCCGGTCCGGACTCGCACTGCCGACCCTCGCCCTGGTGTCAGCACACTCACCCGCCTTGATTCAGGCCCGGCGCTGCCGTCCGGGCGGCACGCAACCGGCGCAGATAGGGGTCGTGGGCGTGGCGGGGCAGGATGCGCAGCCGGACATCGAGCGCCACGACGCCGTCGGGGCGGGCCACCACCGGGTTGAGGTCGGCCTCGGCGAGCTGCGGCAGGTCACAGGCCATGTGGGACAGCCGCAGAAGCAGCTGTTCCAGCCCCTCCAGATCCACCGCCCTGCCGCCCCGATAGCCGAACAGCAGCGGCGCGCACCGCGGGGAGGTGATGAGGGTGTGCACATCGCGGTCGGTGAGCGGGGCGAGTCTGGCGGCGTGATCGGCGAGGAGGTCAGTGGCGGTGCCGCCGAGGCCGAAGAGCACCAGAGGGCCGAACACCTCGTCCTGGACGACTCCGGCGAACAACTCGGTGCCACGGTGCGCCATGGGCTGCACCAGTGCCCCGGTCATCCGATCGCCGAAACGTTCCCGCAGCTCACGGTAGGCGTGGCGGACCTGGTCCGCGCCCTCGAGGTCCAGCCGCAGCGCACCCTGGTCGCTCTTGTGCACCAGACCGGGCCAGTACGCCTTCAGGGCCACCCTCGTGTTTTCGTCGGCGAGGTGCCGGAGGGCCGCCGCGGCAGTGTCCGCGTCCTCGGCCCAGGCCCAGGGCAGCTGGGGGATGCGGTAGCGGTCGAGCAGGGCGGCGCAGTCACGGGGGTCCAGCCATCCGCCGCCGGGGTGGTGGGTGAGGAATCCCTCCACAGTGGCCGTGGCCCCGCCGGGGTCGATCCCTGACAGTGGCGGGATGCTGCCTGGCGGTTCGGCACGCCAGCGGGCGTAGCGGATGGCGTGGGCGAGAGCGCGTGCGGTCGATTGGGGCTCGGCATAGGACGGGACGGCGCCTGCGTCGGCGCTCGGGAGCAGGCGTACGGGGGTCTCCTGGTCGAGGAGGACCGCGGCCACGGGGCGGGGGCGCGGGCCTGAGGTATGGGTGAGGGCCAGCAGGGGGTCGTCTTCGGTGCCGGTGGCCAGCGCGGTGGGAACCAGCACCACCACCAGAGCGTCGACGGCTCCATGAGCGGCGAGCCGGTCCACGCAGCCGCGCATTCCATCGGCGGTCACCGCGGCTGTGGTGTCCACAGGATTGGTGGTGGCCGCCCCGGGCGGGAGAAGCGCCCCGAGCTCCTCGGCCAGGGCCGGGTCGAGGACGGGCACGTTCAGCCCCGCTTCCGTACAGGCGTCGGCGGCGAGCACACCGGCACCTCCGGCATTGCTGACCACGGCCACATCGGCTCCCTGGGGCATTGGCTGGGCGTACAGCAGGGCCGCGATGTCGACCAGTTCGGCGATGCTCCGGGTGGCGATGATCCCGGCCTGGTCGAAGAGCGCTCGGCGGGTCATGGTGGGGGTGGCCGCGGCTGCGGTGTGCGAGGCGGCGGCGCGCCGTCCGGCCTCGGAGCGGCCGGCGTCCACGGTGAGGACGGGCATGGTACGGGCGACGCGTCGCGCGGTGCGGGAGAACGCCCGGGGGTTGCCGAAGGACTCCAGGTGGAGCACGCCGAGGCGGGTTCCCGGGTCGGCCTCCCACCACTGCAGCAAGTCATTGCCGCTGACGTCGTACTTGTCACCGAGAGAGACGAAGCTGGACACACCGATACCGAGGCTGCCGAACCGCTCCAGCAGCGCGATACCGACGCCTCCGGACTGCACGGCGACACCGGCACATCCCGGCAGCGGGGGGTGCGCGGCGAATGTGGCGTTCAGGCGCGCCTCGTCCGCCGTATCGGCGATGCCCAGGCAGTTGGGGCCCACCAGCCGCATCCCGTGGCCTCGGCATGTGGTGAACAGCGCCTCGGCCTGGCCGGCGTCGAGCCCGGCCGTCAGGACGACCAGCGCCCGCACCCCCCGGACGCCGCACTGTTCGGCAACCTCCGGAACCGCCGCGGCGGGCACAGCGAGTACGGCGAGGTCCGGTGCCTCGGGCAGCGCCGCCACCGACGGGTGCGCCGGCGTCCCCTCGACGACCGGGGCGTGCGGGTTGACCGCGTACAAGGCTCCGCGGAATCCGCCGGAACGGAGATTTCCGAGCACGGCACGTCCCACGGATCCGGGGCGGCGGCCCGCCCCGACGACGGCCACCGAACGCGGACGCAGCAGCGGACGCAGGCTGGCCACATCGGCGATCCGTCCGCGCCGGTCCACCGCCGAGAGATAGCGCTCCTGCTCCTCCAGATGCACGGTGCAACGGACGTCGGTGCCGTCGAAGTGCCGTGAGGTCGTCAGCCCCAGATCCGCGAAGACCTTCAGGACCGCGTGGTTCTCGGCGAGCGCCTCGGCGGTGAAGGTCGAGATCCCCGCGTCCCGGGCGGCGTGGACCAGGTGTTCCAGCAGCAGGGTGCCGATGCCCTGGCCGTGGTGGCCCTCGGCGACGGCAAGCGCGATGTCCGCGGAGTTCGGTTCGCCTTCGGACGGGGGGAGGGCGGTGTATTCGGCCACGCCGACCACGCGCTCGCGCGCCACCGCGACGAGCGCCTGGTACCCGTGGTGGCCGGGCGCGCAGATACGGTCCGCTGCCGCGCGTGCGTAGCGCGGGCTGATCGCGAAGAACCGCAGGCGCAGATCCTCCGGCGACATCTCCTGGTGCATGCGCAGGACCTCGTCCCGGTCCTGTGGCCGCGCGGCACGTATCTCGACGGTGGTCCCGTCGGCAAGCAGCGCGTGGACAGTGTCGGGGCGGTGCGCCGTGTCCGTCATCCGTGGCTCCCTCCGCTGTCGGATGAGCGGCCCGCCGAGCCGGCCGGCCGGCTCTCCGGCGCCATCAGCGCGGCGGCGTGGTCGGGCACAAAGGTCTGCAGACGGCGCGGCGGCCGCTCGTAGCCTGTGGGCGGGGGACGGTCCGGGAGCCGGAGGTCCGGCAGGTGGACGTCCCCGTACGGAACGGTCGACAGCAGGTGCGCGATCATGTTGATGCGGGCCGATCGCTTGTCGTCGCTCTCGACGACGTACCAGGGGGATTCGGGGATGTCGGTGCGCGCGAACATCTCGTCCTTGGCCCGCGAGTACGCCTCCCAGCGCGTGATCGACTCCAGATCCATCGCCGAGATCTTCCACCGCCGCGTGGGATCGCTCAGCCTGGAGTTGAACCGCTGCTCCTGGACGGTGTCGCTCACGGAGAACCAGTACTTGCGCAGCAGTATCCCGTCCTCGACCAGCATCCGCTCGAAGACCGGACACTGGTGCAGGAAGCGCTGGTGTTCCTCCCCGCTGCAAAAGCCCATGACGCGTTCGACGCCGGCCCGGTTGTACCAGCTGCGGTCGAAGAGCACGATCTCGCCCGCGGCGGGGAGCTGCTCGACATAGCGCTGGAAGTACCACTGGGTGCGTTCGCGCTCGGTGGGCACCGGAAGAGCGACGATCCGCGCGACGCGCGGGTTGAGCCGCTCGGTGACCCGCTTGATCGCGCCACCCTTGCCTGCCGCGTCCCGCCCGTCGAAGAGCACCACGAGCCGCTCGCCCTCGGCCCGCACCCACTCCTGGAGCTTCACCAGCTCGATCTGCAGACGGCGCAGCTCTTTCCGGTACCGGAGCCGGGGCAGAGGGTCGGGCCCGCCCGGCTCCGGGGGCGTACCGTCCCGCGGTGCGCTGTGCGGCATCCGCTTCCCTTTCAACGTGCGGCCGACCGAGCGTCAGTCGTGGGGGACGACCGCGACGGGGCACGCGGCATGGTGAAGCAGGGCGTGCGCCACATGGCCGAGGCGCGGGCTCGTCGCGGGCCGGTGCGTGTGCCGGCCGACGACCACCAGCCCCGCTCCCGCGGCCGACGTCAGCAGCACCTCCGCGGCGTTGCCCATCCCGACCTGCTCGGCCACCGGTACCTCCGGGTACTTCTCCCGCCACAGCAGGACCGCCTCCCCCAGCCGCTTCCGCTCAGCGAGCTCGATGCCACCTGCCTCGTCGAGGGCCCGCAGTGACGCCGGGCCGTACTCGGACACCCCCGGCAGCTTCCAGGCCCGTACGGCACGCACTCCCGCGCCTCGTGCCGCGGCCGTGCCGAACGCGAACTCGATCGGTGCGGCCGACTCGGGCGGATCCTGGATGCCCACCACCACATCTCCCCCTGAGGTCCCGGACCTCTGGCCGCTCCTGCGCCGCACCAGCACGACCGGGCGCGCGGTCCGGCCCAGCACCTGCAGCCCGATGGACCCGAGCAGAAAACCGGCCACGGCACCACGGCCCCGTGAGCCCAGCACCAGCATCTCCGAGTCCGCGCCATGGCCCACCAAAGCCGGGACCGCGGTCTCCGACACCAGTTTGGTGGAGACCGCCACGTCCGGGTAACGGGTGGCCAGGTCGGCTTCCGCATCGTCCAGGACCTGCTGTGCCCACTCCTTGCGGACCTCGGGAGCCTGAGCGGTCCGAGCCGTCTGCGGCGGCAGCGTCCACGCGTACACCAGACGCAACGGCGTATGACGCCACCGCGCCTCCCGCGCCGCCCAGTCGACAGCGTCCAGGCACTCGGGCGATCCGTCCAGGCCTACCGTGATAGGACGTGCCATCGGACCTCCCCGGTGTCCGCTGTGTCGGGCCGCAGCTGCCTCTCCCCCGCAAGTCTCGTGGTGGCAGCCGCGACTACCCAGAGGCCGACGGTCCTCCATCGCGGCCATTCGGCCCTGTCCAGCGAGGAACGGCGTACGGCGCCTGGCGTGGTCGTAGGAGGTGGGGTGGGTCTCGACAGCGTCAGCACCCGCAGACCCACGGGCCCGAGCAGGAAGCCGCTCACGGCGCCGCGTCCTGCGAGCCGCGTACCGGTAGCCGCGAGGCCACGCCCTCAGCCACCAGGGCCTCGACGGGTGTCGCGAGGATCTCCAGCATCGGTGGCCGATGCCGCGCGGGGCCCACGGGGCACGGCGCCCGGCAAACCCTGTCGTGGGGCCGCCCTGGTGTGCGCGCACGAGGTGTCGTCATCGCGGTCATTCGTGGGGGACGACGGCGACCGGGCAGGCCGCGTGGTGTACGGCCGCCTGTACCACGGGACCGAGGCGGGAGCCGAGGGCAGGCGGGTGTTTTCGCCGTCCGACCATCAGCAGATCGCAGTCGGCCGCTGCCCGTACGACGGCCTGGGCGGGGCTCTCCGCGCGGATCTCGTCGATGACCCGGACGCGAGGGAACTTCTCCCGCCACGGCCGCAGAACAGCATCCAGTTCCCCTCGCACATGCTGCTCGAGGTCATGGGCCGCCTCGGCCCCCGCGCCCCGGGCACCG
This window contains:
- a CDS encoding universal stress protein — encoded protein: MARPITVGLDGSPECLDAVDWAAREARWRHTPLRLVYAWTLPPQTARTAQAPEVRKEWAQQVLDDAEADLATRYPDVAVSTKLVSETAVPALVGHGADSEMLVLGSRGRGAVAGFLLGSIGLQVLGRTARPVVLVRRRSGQRSGTSGGDVVVGIQDPPESAAPIEFAFGTAAARGAGVRAVRAWKLPGVSEYGPASLRALDEAGGIELAERKRLGEAVLLWREKYPEVPVAEQVGMGNAAEVLLTSAAGAGLVVVGRHTHRPATSPRLGHVAHALLHHAACPVAVVPHD
- the ppk2 gene encoding polyphosphate kinase 2, with protein sequence MPHSAPRDGTPPEPGGPDPLPRLRYRKELRRLQIELVKLQEWVRAEGERLVVLFDGRDAAGKGGAIKRVTERLNPRVARIVALPVPTERERTQWYFQRYVEQLPAAGEIVLFDRSWYNRAGVERVMGFCSGEEHQRFLHQCPVFERMLVEDGILLRKYWFSVSDTVQEQRFNSRLSDPTRRWKISAMDLESITRWEAYSRAKDEMFARTDIPESPWYVVESDDKRSARINMIAHLLSTVPYGDVHLPDLRLPDRPPPTGYERPPRRLQTFVPDHAAALMAPESRPAGSAGRSSDSGGSHG
- a CDS encoding bifunctional GNAT family N-acetyltransferase/acetate--CoA ligase family protein, with protein sequence MTDTAHRPDTVHALLADGTTVEIRAARPQDRDEVLRMHQEMSPEDLRLRFFAISPRYARAAADRICAPGHHGYQALVAVARERVVGVAEYTALPPSEGEPNSADIALAVAEGHHGQGIGTLLLEHLVHAARDAGISTFTAEALAENHAVLKVFADLGLTTSRHFDGTDVRCTVHLEEQERYLSAVDRRGRIADVASLRPLLRPRSVAVVGAGRRPGSVGRAVLGNLRSGGFRGALYAVNPHAPVVEGTPAHPSVAALPEAPDLAVLAVPAAAVPEVAEQCGVRGVRALVVLTAGLDAGQAEALFTTCRGHGMRLVGPNCLGIADTADEARLNATFAAHPPLPGCAGVAVQSGGVGIALLERFGSLGIGVSSFVSLGDKYDVSGNDLLQWWEADPGTRLGVLHLESFGNPRAFSRTARRVARTMPVLTVDAGRSEAGRRAAASHTAAAATPTMTRRALFDQAGIIATRSIAELVDIAALLYAQPMPQGADVAVVSNAGGAGVLAADACTEAGLNVPVLDPALAEELGALLPPGAATTNPVDTTAAVTADGMRGCVDRLAAHGAVDALVVVLVPTALATGTEDDPLLALTHTSGPRPRPVAAVLLDQETPVRLLPSADAGAVPSYAEPQSTARALAHAIRYARWRAEPPGSIPPLSGIDPGGATATVEGFLTHHPGGGWLDPRDCAALLDRYRIPQLPWAWAEDADTAAAALRHLADENTRVALKAYWPGLVHKSDQGALRLDLEGADQVRHAYRELRERFGDRMTGALVQPMAHRGTELFAGVVQDEVFGPLVLFGLGGTATDLLADHAARLAPLTDRDVHTLITSPRCAPLLFGYRGGRAVDLEGLEQLLLRLSHMACDLPQLAEADLNPVVARPDGVVALDVRLRILPRHAHDPYLRRLRAARTAAPGLNQGG
- a CDS encoding DMT family transporter encodes the protein MPHARRTDVVLLMIALVWGSSYLAAKTATDAAPVLVVLFMRYLISALATLPLVLATARRRRDRWTREEIRIGTVLGVTQAAVLVLEVYGVAHTSAANAGLLISLTLVITPLLDRSGGRSRVPARFFLAAGVCVAAVGLLTSSHGLHAPATGDALMLTAAVVRAGHVALVGRLTAGRSLRPLQLTSMQTVVGTALCLAPAAGGLPTLAHATVGTWGQLAYLALFCSVFAFLAQTWAIQRTSASRASLLLGTEPVWAAALGIGLGGEHFTALAALGALLMVAGTYWGQAIERTHRTTIRETKENDTCPATTPISA
- a CDS encoding LysR family transcriptional regulator → MDERQLRVLRELGELGSVTATAEALMVTPSAISQQLRLLQRSVPVPLTEREGRRLVLTPAGQALAGAAIEVETALARARRRVEEFLGETGGLVSVAAFHSAAAAFWPHLVSALAAPGSPQLALADEDVAQNDFPPLTRDYDIVLAHRLDHAAPWPRTVSAIALLHEPLDIALPAGHPLTAKPRLTPRDVADEPWITVHDGFPLMATIEAIAAAAGRRLHLAHRINEFAVVAEVVAAGGGIALMPRWTSRPHPQVTLRPLTGVHARRHVDALHRPERTTRTAVQTVLTQLQIAAAAISNQDTAAVTPHEQAAGER
- a CDS encoding SUKH-4 family immunity protein, encoding MLFDVTRSELAAIFGEDRLATLPATAFPHSAADSEGTRLLQTVGVPTGTLLLRQPDEDDGLLPLVRDVVCIEHFEDAAEGAGGWPVIGWLLNAHLALDPVSGKVHAFDPDEETVQELHTDVSSLVHVALQFQRLLEEFTFSGDDSDEEADFERLDGEVDRIREETSSMDPLPFRDDETVWSVVGDEIAMGQRFKGNSPGARSLYG
- a CDS encoding MFS transporter → MTTADPVSRPSGVATPTAPPEPPPAPSKLRSKLTFAGIATGNLLVLLDTSILNVAVPDVRKSLHPAATALPWAVDAYTVVFAGLLLAGGVIADRWGARRVYASALGLFAALSVVCALAPNVGSLIVGRALLGAAGAGLVPASLALLIHLNPDPARRTRAIGAWTALSGLGAAAGPVLGGALVELGGWRLVFLVNPPIALAALLLARRLPVPPVRATRALDRPGLALSTAGLGLLTFGLVEAGIEGWGSPYALVPIAAALLCFATVAVVERRVASPVLPPALLALPKVRAAMVAAAVSCFAYFGGMYMFAVWLQHTYELTPFKAGLASLPIAFPVCVMPFFTGRLVARYGPRPVLLTGMSASVVAGVLLAFCVGHHPPLPLIMAAELSLAATGTLSIPGAAATMAVSAPPEYAATSQGALNGIRQAGSALGVAVLGTLGALTTSGYVLIGIGLLAVLLVARATARQAA